The following proteins are co-located in the Pedobacter sp. FW305-3-2-15-E-R2A2 genome:
- a CDS encoding prolyl oligopeptidase family serine peptidase, with the protein MNSIRYSLLLLLLPLAASVHAQQKPALSWKDVSKWNSIRSNTYALSPNGQWLSWAKGPTEGDLQTVIRKISDTTNFSYPIGANPSTVVYAKDSKYLAFKVSAKESEVKAAKKTMKPLYDQLVLVSLPGNQKVTFEKVKTFSFSGESSEWLAIQFTAPETASKDKDAAKGTDLLLYQLSTKKSYNLGNVAEYAFNKAGNILAYTIDANGQNGNGIFIRDMKTGIITALENDKANYKSINWNENGDAFALLKSNKNEQYKEDVFTVIGINKIAGEQSNKVSYAGIGLKNFPKNMGINGNGTPYWSEDQGSLFFGINIQEKKADSTSKDKAAEKGKPQVKTDSLAKGKAEGKADAKTDAKPAAKADIEKPDMIIWNWQDKRLQSAQQTQEMRDKNYSFLSSYRISDQKFSQLADSSLKNVVVAPQNLYAIGYDNSSYELAGNLDGQSYTDIYLINLKTGARKRIFEKFYTSGRGSLSFAPNGKWASFNKDGAFYSINLETLQQYNLTEKIKASFVDELDDHNTVKPSTPNFGWSSDSKYVLIKDNYDLWRISADGKNVTALSDNWKSKKQEVQSKFSIYPKDKGTDLSKDQYFTIFNSSTKKAGIAVLEAGKTNIRPLFMDDNAYGAFQKASEGNVFVYAKQNNEKSPEMYASTTANLSNPKQITKNTPDQEKYAWSTGVKLINYVSANGDSLQAALYLPANYQEGKSYPTITYIYERLTDELNFYSMPGFPGGGFNKAMYTSNGYAVLMPDIKYKLNDPGMSAVACVVPAVKAAIATGIVDEKRVAIHGHSWGGYQTSFLITQTNIFKAAAAGAPLTNMISMYSLIYWNSGGTNQAIFESSQGRLTPGYWDNWDAFARNSPVYHIKKVQTPLLLLHNDKDGAVDYTQGIEYYNGLRRLNKPVVMITYRGENHGIAKLPNRKDYAVRMMEYFDYMLKDKPAPEWWSKGVNRLDMEKHLEARAFEKVEEQ; encoded by the coding sequence ATGAACAGCATCAGATATTCGCTCTTGCTCTTGCTTTTACCGCTTGCAGCAAGCGTTCATGCGCAGCAAAAACCAGCATTGAGCTGGAAAGATGTTTCCAAATGGAACTCTATCAGAAGCAACACCTATGCGCTGTCACCCAACGGCCAATGGTTGTCCTGGGCAAAAGGTCCTACCGAAGGTGATCTTCAAACGGTGATCCGTAAGATCTCCGACACCACAAATTTTAGCTATCCTATCGGAGCAAATCCATCTACAGTCGTCTATGCTAAAGATTCCAAATATCTGGCCTTTAAAGTCTCGGCTAAAGAATCAGAAGTAAAAGCGGCAAAAAAAACCATGAAACCGCTTTATGATCAATTGGTTCTGGTGTCTTTACCTGGAAATCAGAAAGTCACTTTTGAAAAAGTAAAAACATTCAGTTTCTCCGGAGAGTCCTCAGAATGGTTGGCCATACAATTTACAGCTCCGGAAACTGCCTCAAAAGATAAAGATGCTGCAAAAGGGACCGATCTTTTGTTATACCAGTTGAGTACTAAAAAAAGCTATAATCTGGGCAATGTAGCGGAGTATGCCTTCAATAAGGCGGGAAACATTCTTGCTTATACCATTGATGCAAACGGACAGAACGGGAACGGCATTTTTATCAGAGACATGAAAACCGGCATCATCACTGCACTGGAAAATGACAAAGCCAATTATAAAAGCATCAACTGGAATGAAAACGGAGATGCTTTTGCCCTGCTCAAATCCAATAAAAACGAGCAGTATAAAGAAGATGTCTTTACCGTAATCGGGATCAATAAGATTGCAGGAGAACAAAGCAATAAAGTTTCTTACGCAGGTATCGGCCTAAAAAACTTCCCAAAAAACATGGGAATCAATGGAAATGGAACTCCTTACTGGTCCGAAGATCAGGGCAGCTTGTTCTTTGGAATCAACATCCAGGAGAAGAAAGCCGACAGCACCTCAAAAGATAAAGCAGCAGAAAAAGGAAAACCTCAGGTAAAAACCGATAGCCTGGCAAAAGGAAAGGCCGAAGGGAAAGCGGATGCTAAAACAGACGCAAAACCCGCAGCTAAAGCCGATATAGAAAAACCAGATATGATCATCTGGAACTGGCAGGACAAACGCCTTCAATCTGCACAACAAACCCAGGAAATGAGAGACAAAAATTACAGTTTCCTAAGTTCCTACCGCATCTCAGATCAAAAGTTCAGTCAACTGGCCGACAGCAGTTTAAAAAACGTCGTTGTTGCCCCACAAAACCTATATGCCATTGGCTACGACAATTCCAGCTATGAATTGGCGGGAAACCTCGACGGACAAAGTTATACGGACATCTACCTCATCAACCTAAAAACGGGAGCCAGGAAACGCATTTTTGAGAAATTTTATACCTCAGGAAGAGGTTCACTCAGTTTTGCTCCAAACGGCAAATGGGCAAGTTTTAACAAAGACGGTGCATTTTACAGCATCAACCTGGAAACCTTACAACAATATAACCTGACCGAAAAAATTAAGGCTTCTTTTGTAGATGAACTGGACGACCATAATACCGTCAAGCCATCCACACCGAATTTTGGCTGGTCATCAGACTCTAAATATGTCCTCATTAAAGACAATTATGACCTTTGGCGCATCAGTGCGGACGGCAAAAATGTAACTGCCCTTTCTGATAACTGGAAAAGCAAGAAACAGGAAGTACAGTCCAAATTCTCCATTTACCCTAAAGACAAGGGAACGGACCTAAGCAAAGACCAATATTTTACCATTTTTAATTCCAGCACTAAAAAAGCAGGAATTGCGGTATTGGAGGCAGGAAAGACCAACATCAGGCCTTTATTTATGGACGACAATGCTTATGGTGCCTTCCAGAAAGCAAGTGAGGGCAATGTGTTCGTTTATGCCAAACAGAACAATGAAAAATCACCAGAGATGTATGCCAGCACTACGGCCAACCTGTCTAACCCTAAGCAAATCACTAAAAACACTCCTGATCAGGAAAAATATGCCTGGTCTACAGGCGTAAAGCTGATCAACTATGTCAGCGCAAACGGAGATTCCTTGCAGGCTGCGCTATACCTTCCTGCAAATTATCAGGAAGGAAAAAGTTATCCTACGATCACCTATATCTATGAACGCCTGACCGATGAGTTGAATTTCTATTCCATGCCTGGATTCCCTGGCGGAGGATTTAACAAGGCGATGTACACCAGTAATGGTTATGCGGTATTGATGCCGGATATCAAATACAAACTGAATGATCCTGGAATGTCTGCTGTAGCCTGCGTTGTTCCTGCAGTAAAAGCAGCCATTGCAACAGGCATTGTAGACGAAAAACGGGTAGCCATTCACGGGCACTCCTGGGGAGGATACCAAACCTCATTCCTGATTACGCAAACCAATATTTTTAAAGCCGCAGCAGCAGGTGCGCCATTGACCAATATGATCAGTATGTACAGCCTGATCTACTGGAACAGCGGAGGCACGAATCAGGCCATCTTCGAATCCAGTCAGGGTAGGTTAACACCAGGTTACTGGGATAACTGGGATGCCTTTGCCCGCAACTCTCCCGTCTACCACATCAAAAAAGTACAGACACCATTGTTGCTGTTACACAATGATAAAGATGGTGCAGTGGATTATACTCAAGGAATTGAATACTACAACGGCCTGAGAAGACTGAATAAACCAGTGGTGATGATCACTTATCGTGGCGAAAACCATGGTATTGCCAAATTACCTAACCGGAAGGACTACGCCGTCCGGATGATGGAATATTTTGATTACATGTTAAAAGATAAGCCCGCACCGGAATGGTGGTCAAAAGGAGTGAACCGTTTAGATATGGAAAAACACCTGGAAGCAAGAGCTTTTGAAAAAGTAGAAGAACAATAA
- a CDS encoding M20 family metallo-hydrolase: MIEQLQKDSLELLKQLISISSFSKEEDKTADVIEQFLQQRNIKTHRKLNNIWAYNLHFDAKKPTMLLNSHHDTVKPNSGYTRDPYAPTIEDGKLYGLGSNDAGGCLVSLIATFLYFYEQKGLSYNICLATTAEEEISGNNGLECVLPDLGELEFAIVGEPTLMNLAIAERGLLVLDCVSTGKAGHAAREEGDNAIYKALKDIEWFRNYRFSKVSEMFGPLKMSVTIINAGSQHNVVPATCNFTVDVRVTDAYTNEEVLKIIRTNVDCEVTPRSIRLKPSSIDKTHALVQSGIALGRTTYGSPTTSDQALLSIPSLKVGPGDSARSHMADEYVFVNEIEEGIQLYIEMLKPVVNGK; this comes from the coding sequence ATGATAGAACAACTGCAAAAAGATAGTTTAGAACTGTTGAAACAACTGATTAGCATCTCTTCCTTTAGTAAAGAAGAAGACAAAACCGCTGATGTGATTGAACAGTTTTTGCAGCAACGTAATATAAAGACCCATCGTAAGCTTAACAACATCTGGGCTTACAATTTGCATTTTGACGCCAAAAAGCCAACCATGCTTTTAAATTCGCATCACGATACGGTAAAGCCAAATTCAGGCTATACACGCGATCCTTACGCGCCAACTATTGAGGATGGTAAATTGTATGGATTGGGGAGTAATGATGCAGGAGGATGTCTTGTTTCGCTTATAGCGACCTTTCTTTACTTCTATGAGCAGAAAGGTTTAAGTTATAACATTTGTCTGGCCACTACAGCAGAAGAGGAAATCTCCGGAAATAACGGATTGGAATGTGTACTTCCTGATCTTGGAGAACTGGAGTTTGCGATTGTTGGAGAACCAACTTTAATGAATCTTGCCATCGCTGAACGCGGTTTGTTGGTTTTAGATTGTGTCTCTACCGGAAAAGCAGGCCATGCGGCACGCGAAGAAGGAGACAATGCCATTTATAAGGCTTTGAAAGATATAGAATGGTTCCGCAATTATCGTTTTTCCAAGGTTTCGGAAATGTTCGGTCCTTTGAAAATGTCGGTGACGATTATCAATGCAGGTTCTCAGCATAATGTCGTTCCGGCAACTTGTAATTTCACGGTAGATGTCCGGGTAACAGACGCGTATACGAATGAGGAAGTTTTAAAAATTATCCGGACGAATGTAGATTGCGAGGTTACACCACGCTCTATCCGTTTGAAGCCTTCTTCTATTGATAAAACACATGCGCTGGTACAGTCAGGCATCGCCTTAGGAAGGACTACTTATGGTTCTCCTACGACTTCAGACCAGGCTTTATTGAGCATTCCATCGTTAAAAGTAGGTCCTGGAGATTCTGCACGTTCTCATATGGCAGATGAATATGTTTTTGTAAATGAAATTGAAGAAGGAATTCAGCTCTATATTGAAATGTTAAAACCCGTAGTTAACGGGAAGTAA
- the proC gene encoding pyrroline-5-carboxylate reductase has protein sequence MKQFKGNIAILGSGNIGISLAKGLVKADYALPGQIRLTRRNIANLSPFAEQGFGVSNDNAAVVAAADVIVLAVLPQQLNQLLEQIRPVVDLNKHLFISVASGVSCADIRNKLGEEIQVIRAMPNTAIAIGQSMTCIATDNASSEYMEEVTRMFETVGSVVKINEDLMTSATALCACGIAFFLRAIRAASQGGVEIGFHADEALKMAVQTAKGAADLLLQMQSHPEQEIDKVTSPKGCTIAGLNEMEHNGFSSSLIKGIKLSATKAGALYTKE, from the coding sequence ATGAAACAGTTTAAAGGCAACATCGCCATTTTAGGAAGCGGAAATATTGGCATTTCTTTAGCCAAGGGATTAGTTAAAGCTGATTATGCTTTGCCCGGTCAGATTCGTCTAACCAGAAGAAATATTGCCAATCTAAGCCCCTTTGCTGAACAAGGTTTTGGTGTGAGTAATGATAATGCTGCGGTTGTTGCCGCTGCAGATGTCATTGTTCTTGCCGTGTTGCCGCAACAGCTGAATCAGCTGTTGGAACAGATTCGTCCGGTTGTAGACCTCAACAAACATCTTTTCATCTCCGTTGCTTCCGGTGTCAGCTGTGCAGACATCAGAAATAAACTGGGAGAAGAGATACAGGTGATCAGGGCGATGCCCAATACGGCGATTGCCATTGGCCAGTCGATGACCTGTATCGCCACAGACAATGCTTCTTCTGAATATATGGAAGAGGTGACGAGAATGTTCGAAACCGTAGGCTCAGTGGTAAAGATCAACGAAGACCTGATGACTTCAGCAACGGCTTTATGTGCCTGCGGAATTGCCTTTTTCTTACGCGCGATCAGAGCGGCTTCACAAGGTGGGGTAGAGATTGGTTTTCATGCAGATGAAGCCCTAAAAATGGCGGTTCAGACCGCTAAAGGAGCTGCAGATCTGCTTTTACAGATGCAATCCCATCCTGAACAGGAAATAGATAAAGTAACTTCGCCGAAAGGCTGTACCATTGCCGGATTAAATGAGATGGAGCATAATGGATTTAGTTCCTCCCTGATCAAAGGCATCAAGCTATCGGCAACAAAAGCCGGTGCTTTATATACCAAAGAATAA